Proteins from a genomic interval of Heteronotia binoei isolate CCM8104 ecotype False Entrance Well chromosome 7, APGP_CSIRO_Hbin_v1, whole genome shotgun sequence:
- the CCN3 gene encoding CCN family member 3 isoform X2, with protein sequence MGEVERSGCPESVAKMQPLLRDLLPRVAFVLLLLRTVCGHEPDCPLACECPAQPPPCAPGVPTVLDGCACCLVCARQRGETCSELLPCQESRGLYCDRSAGSAKDLGVCMDLDGDNCVFDGMIYRSGEMFQPNCKYHCTCRDGQIGCVPRCNLDVLLPGPECPFPRKIEVPTECCEQWTCDSKEEVDLGGLVMAAYRPEATLGNDGSDSGSNCIEQTTEWSACSMTCGMGISTRVTNKNPTCEMVKQTRLCEVRPCENGLLPEKGKKCIRTKKSLTAIRLEYKNCTSVQMYKPRYCGVCSDGRCCTPHSTKTIHLDFRCPHGGTVKHPVMAITTCVCHGNCPRDDNAFFRKLH encoded by the exons ATGGGCGAAGTGGAGCGTAGCGGCTGCCCGGAGAGCGTGGCGAAGATGCAGCCTCTTCTGCGGGATCTACTGCCCCGGGTGGCGTTTGTCCTCCTGCTCCTGCGCACG GTTTGCGGCCACGAGCCCGACTGCCCGCTGGCCTGCGAGTGCCCAGCCCAGCCGCCTCCCTGCGCCCCCGGCGTGCCCACGGTCCTGGACGGCTGCGCCTGTTGCCTGGTTTGCGCCCGGCAGCGGGGAGAGACCTGCTCCGAGCTGCTGCCCTGCCAGGAGAGTCGAGGCCTCTACTGCGATCGCAGCGCCGGGAGCGCCAAGGACCTGGGCGTGTGCATGG ACCTGGATGGCGACAACTGCGTGTTCGATGGGATGATTTACCGGAGTGGGGAGATGTTCCAGCCAAACTGCAAATACCACTGTACGTGCAGGGATGGACAGATAGGCTGTGTCCCGCGTTGTAACCTGGACGTCTTGCTTCCTGGCCCGGAATGTCCCTTCCCGAGGAAAATTGAAGTCCCCACAGAGTGCTGTGAGCAGTGGACTTGCGACTCTAAAGAAGAGGTGGACTTGGGAGGCCTGGTGATGGCAG CCTACAGGCCGGAAGCCACTCTGGGCAATGACGGGTCTGATTCGGGCTCTAACTGCATTGAGCAGACGACGGAATGGAGCGCCTGTTCCATGACATGCGGGATGGGCATCTCCACTCGCGTCACCAACAAGAATCCGACGTGCGAGATGGTGAAGCAGACCAGGCTGTGCGAAGTGCGGCCCTGTGAAAACGGCCTGCTGCCAGAAAAG GGCAAGAAGTGCATCCGAACCAAGAAATCCCTCACAGCCATCCGCTTGGAGTACAAGAACTGCACCAGTGTCCAGATGTACAAGCCCCGTTACTGCGGCGTCTGCAGCGATGGACGGTGTTGCACTCCTCACAGCACAAAAACCATTCACCTCGATTTCCGCTGTCCGCACGGAGGCACTGTCAAGCATCCTGTAATGGCGATCACGACCTGCGTTTGCCATGGCAACTGTCCTCGAGATGACAACGCTTTCTTCAGGAAGCTACACTGA
- the CCN3 gene encoding CCN family member 3 isoform X1, whose product MGEVERSGCPESVAKMQPLLRDLLPRVAFVLLLLRTVCGHEPDCPLACECPAQPPPCAPGVPTVLDGCACCLVCARQRGETCSELLPCQESRGLYCDRSAGSAKDLGVCMDLDGDNCVFDGMIYRSGEMFQPNCKYHCTCRDGQIGCVPRCNLDVLLPGPECPFPRKIEVPTECCEQWTCDSKEEVDLGGLVMAAYRPEATLGNDGSDSGSNCIEQTTEWSACSMTCGMGISTRVTNKNPTCEMVKQTRLCEVRPCENGLLPEKKGKKCIRTKKSLTAIRLEYKNCTSVQMYKPRYCGVCSDGRCCTPHSTKTIHLDFRCPHGGTVKHPVMAITTCVCHGNCPRDDNAFFRKLH is encoded by the exons ATGGGCGAAGTGGAGCGTAGCGGCTGCCCGGAGAGCGTGGCGAAGATGCAGCCTCTTCTGCGGGATCTACTGCCCCGGGTGGCGTTTGTCCTCCTGCTCCTGCGCACG GTTTGCGGCCACGAGCCCGACTGCCCGCTGGCCTGCGAGTGCCCAGCCCAGCCGCCTCCCTGCGCCCCCGGCGTGCCCACGGTCCTGGACGGCTGCGCCTGTTGCCTGGTTTGCGCCCGGCAGCGGGGAGAGACCTGCTCCGAGCTGCTGCCCTGCCAGGAGAGTCGAGGCCTCTACTGCGATCGCAGCGCCGGGAGCGCCAAGGACCTGGGCGTGTGCATGG ACCTGGATGGCGACAACTGCGTGTTCGATGGGATGATTTACCGGAGTGGGGAGATGTTCCAGCCAAACTGCAAATACCACTGTACGTGCAGGGATGGACAGATAGGCTGTGTCCCGCGTTGTAACCTGGACGTCTTGCTTCCTGGCCCGGAATGTCCCTTCCCGAGGAAAATTGAAGTCCCCACAGAGTGCTGTGAGCAGTGGACTTGCGACTCTAAAGAAGAGGTGGACTTGGGAGGCCTGGTGATGGCAG CCTACAGGCCGGAAGCCACTCTGGGCAATGACGGGTCTGATTCGGGCTCTAACTGCATTGAGCAGACGACGGAATGGAGCGCCTGTTCCATGACATGCGGGATGGGCATCTCCACTCGCGTCACCAACAAGAATCCGACGTGCGAGATGGTGAAGCAGACCAGGCTGTGCGAAGTGCGGCCCTGTGAAAACGGCCTGCTGCCAGAAAAG AAGGGCAAGAAGTGCATCCGAACCAAGAAATCCCTCACAGCCATCCGCTTGGAGTACAAGAACTGCACCAGTGTCCAGATGTACAAGCCCCGTTACTGCGGCGTCTGCAGCGATGGACGGTGTTGCACTCCTCACAGCACAAAAACCATTCACCTCGATTTCCGCTGTCCGCACGGAGGCACTGTCAAGCATCCTGTAATGGCGATCACGACCTGCGTTTGCCATGGCAACTGTCCTCGAGATGACAACGCTTTCTTCAGGAAGCTACACTGA